The sequence below is a genomic window from Dyadobacter sp. CECT 9275.
TTCCAAAAAACTGCCTGGAATAAGCCAATCCCCAGCCGGTGCTCAGTTTTTCGGAATGCTTCAGCCGGTATCTGAACCCTGCACTGTACCGAAAATCCTTGCCGCTGATGTCCTTCACATCCGTAAACAAACCCGCCTGTACAAAAAGTGCCAGACTTCGCCGGGGCGTAACTTTGTAAAGCCAGGCGCCCTGACATGTAAATCCATACAAGGGGTTGGCATAATCGGCAGGTAAATTAAACAGGTTCACCTGTTTATATCCAAGTGTCGCCCCGGCGACAATCTTCTTCTTTTGGTAAAGGGGAATACGTAGCTTAACATCCAGCTGCGCGGTGTGAGCCGTAGTATCGTTATATTTCATCCCTGCCACTGCATAATGAACAGTGGCCAGATCCCGGTCCTGGGCCAGCACTGCGCTGGCCAAAAGCAGGAGCTGCAAGCAGTGAAACAGATTTTTCAGCATAGCCTTTCTCAGCAGATACGGTTGGTCATGGTTTGCTCATGGCATTATTTTTCCATCCACCATCTCAATAATCCGGTCGCAGTTAGCGGCGAATTCGTCATCGTGGGTAACGGCAATGATCGTTTGGCCCCTTTCCCTGGCCAACTCACGGAAGATATCGAATACTACTTTGGTATTCTTCGAATCCAGATTGCCAGTAGGTTCGTCTCCCATGATGATGGCCGGCTCATTGATGAGCGCTCTGGCAATGGCCACCCGCTGCTGTTGCCCGCCAGATATTTTTGAGGCCTTTTTGCTTTCATGCCCTTTAATATCCAGCATCGCCAGCAGTTCCATCGCCTTTGCTTCAATCTGCTCTTTCGACTTTTTGCCCAGTTTGAGCGCAGGCAGCATCACGTTGTCCAACACCGAGAACTCGGGCAGCAGATAATGAAACTGAAACACAAAACCAATGTGTTCGTTGCGGAACCGGGACAACTGGTTTTGACTAAGTCCTGTAACGATGGTACCATTGATCGTGATGCTTCCCTGGTAATCGGTATCCATGGTAGAGAGCAGGTACAAGAGTGTTGATTTGCCGGAGCCAGACTTGCCAACGATCGCGACAAACTCCCCTTTTGCCACGTCAAAACCCACTTCCTTCAAAACCTGGAAAGTTTCCGGTTCGTGAAAATATTTGCTGATGCCCCTTGCGGAAAGTGCTGCGTTCATTTGCTGTTGATTAGATAATTATCCTCTGAGTATTTCCACCGGGTCAACGGTGGATGCCTTACGGGCTGGCAGATAACCCGCTACAAACGTGACGATCAGCCCGAAGACCATGGCCAGGATATAATCGACTGGGAGGTATGAAATGGGCAGGGTATCAAAAGACGCGATTTTGAAAGGAATACGATCGACGATGGAGGCAATAATAAACCCAAATAGCAGGCCGATGAAACCACCCATCAGACCGATGATAACCGACTGCACCAAGAAAATTTGTATAATGTCTTTACCATCGAAACCCATTGCTTTCAAGATGGCTATTTCGCGCATTTTCTCACTAACTGTCATGTTCATGATGTTATAAATTCCAAAACCCGCCACGATCAGTATCGTGAGCGATACCGCAATGGCGATGATATCCCTCAGCGTATTGGCCGATTCAAGTTGCGCGTTACCCTCCTGCCAGGCCTCTGTTTTATATTCGATATCAGGACGAATGGCATCGGCAACTACTTTGGCATCGTTGTAATCGCGGATATTGGCTAGTACTTCCGTTGCATAACTTTTGTTTTTAGAGAGCAACTGCCTTGCGGTGCTGATCGAAATCAGCGCCCGGCTCTTGTCGACGCTGCCAGTACCAGTTTGTATCAGCCCTATGACTTTCAAGATTTTTGTAACGCCGTCGGACGTGGTCAATGTAATGTTATCCCCTATGGATGCACTGAGCTTGTCGGCCAGGCCCGTCCCCAGCACAACCGCATCCGACCGCTTTTCCAGCTCCGTCAGATTTCCTTCGGTCATGTATTGGGCGGTATTGAACATCCTGACCTCGTTGACAACATCGATCCCCGACAACGTGCCGCTCACTTTGGTGACCCCGTTCCGAAAAAAGACGTTCTGGTTCACCTGCCGGGTAATGGCCACTATCTGCTCGTTCCTTTCAAGCACCCGAACAACCTCGTCCGCGTTCCTGATCCCCTCAGTATAGCTGATATGCCTGGCGTTGCTCACGCTGCGCAGCGTATCGCCACTGTTGTTCAACGGAATGAGTATCGTAGGGTCCCCTCCTACTTCGTTGTACACCCTGATATGCGCCATGGTCGTGAAAGTGATATCCGTCTGCGCTCCGTTCACTCCATTCATAAAGCTGTTCATGAAAATGTACATCGAAATGCCAAAGGTGACGCTCAGCACCGCTACCACGAGCTGTCGTATTTTGGAGGTCAGGTGTACCCAGGATATTTTGGTATTTACGTTTGCCATCTTTTTGTTTTATAAAATCCAGCTTAATCCTGCAAACAAGCCATTGCTGTCGTGCGAAGGGTTTCTGTCTGCGCCTTTTGTATCACCATTGGAAATATGCAGATGCCGCGCTCCGAACAAGAGCTTTGCGCGCGGGCCCAGCCTTACGGAAGCGCCGATACCGTATTTGGTGGTGCCGTTCAGTGATGTGCCGGTCCGGTTATCCCTGCTGTTGGGCTGAGGGAACGGATCGGTGAAATACACAAGCCCGCCGCCCGATTCAAACCATAGTTGCCATGCAGGTTTGTTAACGGCATACAACCTGGCAAAAGGCCGGATAGCGAAGCCAATTGTACGGTTGTAGTCATCGAAAGGGCAGGTGGCGCTCAGCTCCGTACCCACCGAAAGCCACCTGCGCAGCATGAAATTAAGGCCGGTGTTGCTTTGTGCCACCTTCGTATGCGGGTATTTATAGCCGAATGTAACGCCGGTTTCGGTGTAGAGGCTAAATTTTTGCTGTAAGGTGCTGTCTCTTTTTGTCAGTACCAAAGCGACACCAGTAACCAAAGCGGGTAGTACAAAGCCCATACTGGTGTGCAGGCTCAGTGGTTTAAGTCCAAGCGGGTTCTCGTACCACCTGTCTCCCAAAGGATACTGTGCCCAGGCCGGGCCTGCTACCGCGCCGATGGCAAGTATTAAAAACACGGTTACCTTTATCGTTTTCATCGTGACACCAATCATTTTTTGTATGGACCATCTCAGCTGCCGGGTAATTCAGTACCCTGCTTTTTGTTTTGGTCTTTGGGTAAAAGTATGATATCCTTTTCGGTGAGGCCTGCTTTGACTTCCACCCAACTGCCCGCCTTCTGACCCGTCCTGACCGCCCGCTCGGTACCGTCCCGCAGTTGTACAAACTGGCCTCTTACCAGGGCCGACGACGGGATCACCAGCACCGGCCTGGCAGCTTCCTGGATGATATTGGCCTGCAGCTGGGTGCCCGACAGCAGCAGTGGCGGCGTACTTACAAACCCCGCTTCCACCGAATAAGACTGTGCCGTCTGGTCGAAAGCGGGTAATATCCTGGTGATGACCGCCGTGAAAGTAGTGTCAGGAAAGTTATTCATTTGCACTACTGCTTTTTGTCCCACGTGCACCCCGGCAATATCGTCCTCGGCAACAAAGAGTTTTATGATGTAACTGCCACTACCGATCCGGGCAATCACCTCCCCTTTCCGCACCAGTTCCCCTTTCTTTTTGAGTACATCCAATACCACACCCGGTTTATCCGTGCCGATGACGTAGTCGCTCAGCACCGCCTGCTGGGTTTTCACCTGCTGCAGACTTTTTTCGGCATTCAGGCGCAGTGCATCCTGTACCTGGCCATAATTCTTCTCCAACGCCAGCAGGTTGCCCTTTGAGGTTTTATATTGTAAGGCAGCCTTTTCGTATTCCAGCTGCGATGCCGAATTTTTGCTACGCAGCGCTGCATATCGCTCATAATTGAGCTGATCCTGGTCGAGCTGGGCCCTTGCAACGCCGAGCTGGGCGCGTAGCTCCGACAGCTGTGGTGCGCTGGGTGCGGCATTTTGCCTGGCATCGTTGTAAACGATCTTTGCCTCCTGCAATTGGTTATTGGCTACATCACTTTTGATCCTGACCAGGATTTGCCCGGCAGTCAGGTTATCTCCCTCGCGCATGTTCATTTCCAGGATCGTACCTTCTGCCGTAGCGGCAATTACGTATTCATCTTCCTGTTCCAGGTGACCACTGGCAAAAACAGCCTGCTGCAGGGTTTTCCGGACTGGATGGGTTTCCTCCTGCCCGCTGCATGCGCAGAGACACATCAGAAGTATCGCAGTAAATAATGTCGTGCTTTTTGCTTTCATTAATTATCATATTAAAGTTTTGTCCGCAGGTAACGCCTGTATCCGCTGATGCAATGGTTACTGAGGTTTTGCATGTACTGATTTTGGACAAGCAGCAGGTCCTGGAATTTATCGAGGCGTTCGTCCAGGCCAATGATGCCGCTTTTGTACCGATCACTAGTATACGCATCACTGCTTCTTTGAAGACGCAGGATATCTTCCTGCTGTTTTAAGTCTGCCAGACTCTGAAAGTATTGAATTTCAAGGTTTTCATCCTCCTCCCGGGTTACACGAACCTCGTTATCCAATAGCCTTTGCTGCTGATGGAGCTGTATTTGCGCCTGCGTGATTTTTTCCCTGGCCGACATACCATTGAAAACAGGGATACTGAGCTTGACACCCCAGAACTGCTGAGGCAGGTTGCTGGCGGCCGAGAGGTCAAACATTTTATCGCTTGCCCAGTTGCGGTTGAACTGATAGCCGATGGAGAGACTGGGATATAAAACCGCCTTGCTTTGGACCAGCTGGCGCTCGTTCAGTTGCAGCTGCGCCTGCTGAACCTGTACCTGGGGATGCGTGAGGTTTTCGCCTGCTTCTACTCCGCCAAAAGGCTGCGGCGCAGATAGCCCGCCTAAAAGGCTGACAGGCTCAGAGGTGTTCAGTTGAGACTGTAACTGGTTGTAGAGCTGAGCCAGGGACGACGTAAGGCTGCTTTCCTGCTGCATGGCCTGAATATGCTGAATTTTACTACGGTTCAGGTTTTCTTGGGTAAATATCCCGGCCTCATACTTGTCCTTTGCAATACGAAAAATGCTGTCCGATGCAGCAACATTGTCCCTGGCAATGCTTATGTACTTCTCGGTTAACAGAATGGAATAATAGGTTTGGGCAAGTTGGTTATATACCTGAAACCGTGCGTTGCGGGTATTAGCCTCACTCAGTTTTTGTGCAGCCCGGGAGGTTTTTACATCAAACCATTTCTGGAAATTGAGCACCTCCCAGCTAACCTGTATGCCCGTGCTGTACAGATATTGCCTGCCAAAGGTATACTCATTGAAAGTGCCCGCAGGTGCCGCCGGGTTGAACAGATTTGCCGGAACCAGTGTAGGTTGCAGGGTAATGTTGTCATTAAACCCGGCCGAAGCATTCACAGCCGGAAGCAAGGCCCCTTTGGCAGCCGCGTTTTTGGAGGCCGCCACCCGCTGCTGATCCCTCGCGTTTTGTATACTCACCGCATTTTGATCCGCATAGCTGAACACCTCTTCCAGTGAGCCAAACCTGATCTGAGCCCGGCTGTGGTAATAGCACGAAAAAATCAGAAATAGTGTAAGTATGGGTTTTATATTCATCATCGTCAATAAGCTGCTTGGCTTTACAGCTGCAAAATTGACGTGTGCGCAACGCCGCTGAAACTGTTCTCCCTCCAAAGCGGGCAAAGAACACAGTAAGGCGGGCAGGGAACGGACGCTATTGATTGTTTGTTTACCCAACGTTAGCCTGTATCATCATCAGCTAAAATTATTTGACCTCCCCCAAACTCCCTGCCCATGTTACGATGGTACCCCAACCACGGCGGGAGGGTTTACCAACAAACAACCTTTATTTGACGTCGTAATCGTGTTCAAAGTCCGCGTTATGCGCGTAGTCAAAGTTATGTTGTACATCATGATTATGTTGAAAGTCATACTGATGGGTATAATCAAGATTATGCTGTAAGTCAAATTGATGGGCATAGTCAAACTGATGCTGCACGTCGAATGAATGCTGGACGTCAAACTGGTGCTGTACATCAAACTGATGTTGTATGTCAAACTGGTGCGCTACATCAAACTGATGCTGCGCCCGGAGCCCGTATGGAGTTTGCATGGCATGCTGACAATTCATCCTATGCTGGCAAGCCATTTTGTGCTGGCAATCCATCCTATGTTGGCAATCTACTCTATGCGAGCATGCAACCTGGTGCTGACAATTAACAGTATGCGAACAGGTTACCTGATGCTGGCAATTCATTGTGTGCGAGCAAGTCACCTTATGCTGACAGCTCACCGTGTGTGAACACGCCACTTTATGATTACAGGCGGTCCTATGCGTACAGGCAATTCGTTCAACTGGCTTATTGGTCGGTTTCTGATCCGAACGGCTATCTGAGAACTTTGTTTTTGGAGCATAAGTTACCTGATAAGTTTCCGCTTCATCGTCCTCATCCACTGTCACTGTTTCAAACATTGAATCAGCCCCTTTGGTGTAAAATCTGTTACCGTCCTCCGTTTTTGCGTACTTAAACCCCGCAACAGAAAGCGAATTTTTGACCTTCAGGTATCTTTCTTTCGAATTGGTAACCAAATGTAAAAAAGAAACACCCTTAAAACTGCGTACTTTAATGGACAATACTTCACCGTCGGCTTTAAGCCTGAATTCCACAACGCCCTTATCTTCATAGCCTTCAAAACCTAAATTAAACATGTAAGTAGTCAATTTCTCCACATCAAAGGTGCATATCTTCTCCATATCCCGAATGCTAACAAAAGAGTCGGAATTGGACTGCGCAATAACACTTGATTGCACTATGTTAAGAAAAACAAGGGTAAAAAGTACTTTCATCACTTTTAATAAATATTAGAAACCGGAGCATTATGCAGGAATACAAGCAGTAATACTTTTCTCATGTGCTACCTATTTTTTTGAATTTACTGTTGCTAAACGTCTTTTCCTTTTCAAATTTTCAATGTCATCAAAATTAACAAAGATATCCCCAGAGATGTATTCCAAAATATCATCAGGCTTGTGTTTTCCGATTCCTACCTCGGTTTTTTTATCTGAATTGACGTACCACTGAACTCCTTCTTCTATGACGTCAGCCCGGTAACCGGAATTAAACAATGATCTGGCTATGCCATTTATTCGCCTTTGATTTTTCGTTTCGATAGTTAAGAATTGCGCATTTTTATTATCATGATCGACATGAATGAGGTACTCCTCCCCTCCTCCTACATATCTCTCGCCATCCAGATTATCATCTATAAAACCATTTGCTTCAAAATAGGCCATACGCTGCGTGTGGTCCATACAGACTAGTTTTTCTATCTCTTCAATGGTGTATGGGCCTGCGGTAGCTCCCAACGGGCGACTGCTCACCGCTTTCCTTAACCATGACATCGCATCTGCATCAGTTGGCTCATATCGTAAACTTGTTTCAAAATCCCTAACGGACAAATGGAATTCGTTCTTACGATAATAACAAATCCCCCGGTATTTGTAAGCAGTCGGATCCGTAGGTTTTATTTTTATCATGGCATTACAATCAATGATACCCAAGTCATATTTATCTAGTTTATGCGCATAGAGTTGAGTTCTGAATAAGTAAGCGTTATAAACCATCTCGTTGTCCTCTTCATAGAGTTTACTTTTATTTTGAATAGCATGGGTCAAATCTTGTAATGATAAGGTATATTCACCCAACTCTTTATGACATAAACCCCTCCACACATAAGCCGTGATAAATTTGTTATCCAACCTGATGGAAATATTTAGATCAGCCATAGCCCTTTTGTAGTCCTTTTTAGTCAAATAGGACAGACTCCGATGATTGTAATTTTTTGCATCACCAGGCTCTTTTAGGATCTTATCGTTCCAGAAATTTAATATGGTTTCGTCGTCGTCTTTCTGAGCAAAAGCTTTCGTGATTCCAATAAAAAAGATCAGACATAAAATAATTCCACTGATTTTCATTTATTTCAATATTTTTCTTATTTCTCTATTTATTTTTTGCTTATCGCAAGCTTTATTTTTTGTATTGATGATTAATGTTATGAAGATGTGGTGTGATTTTATGTTATAAGATTTTTAATTCTTTCAAATTCATTTCATAACCAATTCAAATAAATATCCTGCAACTTCTTCGGTAATGATCCTAATGGAATACCTCCCCTTTTGGTAGTGCGCTTCGGAGCCTGCCGGGTGTAAATAGGTATAACCCTGTGCCGCCAGGGAATTCTTGATTTTT
It includes:
- a CDS encoding DUF6268 family outer membrane beta-barrel protein, with amino-acid sequence MLKNLFHCLQLLLLASAVLAQDRDLATVHYAVAGMKYNDTTAHTAQLDVKLRIPLYQKKKIVAGATLGYKQVNLFNLPADYANPLYGFTCQGAWLYKVTPRRSLALFVQAGLFTDVKDISGKDFRYSAGFRYRLKHSEKLSTGWGLAYSRQFFGNQLVPFIDVDYRPSEQWSISGQFPVKPKILYRFTRKLSIGLELNGEAASYRLSAAARENEFIQINQWTGLSRLEYQFANAWQLYFGIGRSLKQSYKLFDDASQTRWTIITVPIGDKPSPQRKIDSAGLYLQLGISFGLSGN
- a CDS encoding ABC transporter ATP-binding protein, whose protein sequence is MNAALSARGISKYFHEPETFQVLKEVGFDVAKGEFVAIVGKSGSGKSTLLYLLSTMDTDYQGSITINGTIVTGLSQNQLSRFRNEHIGFVFQFHYLLPEFSVLDNVMLPALKLGKKSKEQIEAKAMELLAMLDIKGHESKKASKISGGQQQRVAIARALINEPAIIMGDEPTGNLDSKNTKVVFDIFRELARERGQTIIAVTHDDEFAANCDRIIEMVDGKIMP
- a CDS encoding ABC transporter permease, yielding MANVNTKISWVHLTSKIRQLVVAVLSVTFGISMYIFMNSFMNGVNGAQTDITFTTMAHIRVYNEVGGDPTILIPLNNSGDTLRSVSNARHISYTEGIRNADEVVRVLERNEQIVAITRQVNQNVFFRNGVTKVSGTLSGIDVVNEVRMFNTAQYMTEGNLTELEKRSDAVVLGTGLADKLSASIGDNITLTTSDGVTKILKVIGLIQTGTGSVDKSRALISISTARQLLSKNKSYATEVLANIRDYNDAKVVADAIRPDIEYKTEAWQEGNAQLESANTLRDIIAIAVSLTILIVAGFGIYNIMNMTVSEKMREIAILKAMGFDGKDIIQIFLVQSVIIGLMGGFIGLLFGFIIASIVDRIPFKIASFDTLPISYLPVDYILAMVFGLIVTFVAGYLPARKASTVDPVEILRG
- a CDS encoding acyloxyacyl hydrolase; the encoded protein is MKTIKVTVFLILAIGAVAGPAWAQYPLGDRWYENPLGLKPLSLHTSMGFVLPALVTGVALVLTKRDSTLQQKFSLYTETGVTFGYKYPHTKVAQSNTGLNFMLRRWLSVGTELSATCPFDDYNRTIGFAIRPFARLYAVNKPAWQLWFESGGGLVYFTDPFPQPNSRDNRTGTSLNGTTKYGIGASVRLGPRAKLLFGARHLHISNGDTKGADRNPSHDSNGLFAGLSWIL
- a CDS encoding efflux RND transporter periplasmic adaptor subunit, with the translated sequence MKAKSTTLFTAILLMCLCACSGQEETHPVRKTLQQAVFASGHLEQEDEYVIAATAEGTILEMNMREGDNLTAGQILVRIKSDVANNQLQEAKIVYNDARQNAAPSAPQLSELRAQLGVARAQLDQDQLNYERYAALRSKNSASQLEYEKAALQYKTSKGNLLALEKNYGQVQDALRLNAEKSLQQVKTQQAVLSDYVIGTDKPGVVLDVLKKKGELVRKGEVIARIGSGSYIIKLFVAEDDIAGVHVGQKAVVQMNNFPDTTFTAVITRILPAFDQTAQSYSVEAGFVSTPPLLLSGTQLQANIIQEAARPVLVIPSSALVRGQFVQLRDGTERAVRTGQKAGSWVEVKAGLTEKDIILLPKDQNKKQGTELPGS
- a CDS encoding TolC family protein, which translates into the protein MMNIKPILTLFLIFSCYYHSRAQIRFGSLEEVFSYADQNAVSIQNARDQQRVAASKNAAAKGALLPAVNASAGFNDNITLQPTLVPANLFNPAAPAGTFNEYTFGRQYLYSTGIQVSWEVLNFQKWFDVKTSRAAQKLSEANTRNARFQVYNQLAQTYYSILLTEKYISIARDNVAASDSIFRIAKDKYEAGIFTQENLNRSKIQHIQAMQQESSLTSSLAQLYNQLQSQLNTSEPVSLLGGLSAPQPFGGVEAGENLTHPQVQVQQAQLQLNERQLVQSKAVLYPSLSIGYQFNRNWASDKMFDLSAASNLPQQFWGVKLSIPVFNGMSAREKITQAQIQLHQQQRLLDNEVRVTREEDENLEIQYFQSLADLKQQEDILRLQRSSDAYTSDRYKSGIIGLDERLDKFQDLLLVQNQYMQNLSNHCISGYRRYLRTKL
- a CDS encoding tetratricopeptide repeat protein, translating into MKISGIILCLIFFIGITKAFAQKDDDETILNFWNDKILKEPGDAKNYNHRSLSYLTKKDYKRAMADLNISIRLDNKFITAYVWRGLCHKELGEYTLSLQDLTHAIQNKSKLYEEDNEMVYNAYLFRTQLYAHKLDKYDLGIIDCNAMIKIKPTDPTAYKYRGICYYRKNEFHLSVRDFETSLRYEPTDADAMSWLRKAVSSRPLGATAGPYTIEEIEKLVCMDHTQRMAYFEANGFIDDNLDGERYVGGGEEYLIHVDHDNKNAQFLTIETKNQRRINGIARSLFNSGYRADVIEEGVQWYVNSDKKTEVGIGKHKPDDILEYISGDIFVNFDDIENLKRKRRLATVNSKK